The following nucleotide sequence is from bacterium.
TTGTGCCCGTGAAGCCCACCGTGGGCGGAATCCCGGCCAGCGCGAAGAGGAAGACGCTCATCAGAAGCGCCAGCCAGGGCTGGCGACGCGCGAGGCCGGCGTAGTCGTAGATCGACTGGTACTCCTCGCCCTTGCGGCCGACGAGCCCGAGCACGGCGAAGGCGCCGAGGTTCATCAGCGTGTAGGCGACGAGGTAGAAGAGCAGCGCGCGCGTGGCGCCGGGCGTCGCCGTCACCACGGCGACGAGCAGATAGCCCGCGTGGGCGACGCTCGAGAAGGCGAGCATGCGCTTGAGGTTGCTCTGGACGATCGCCATCACACTGCCCACCGACATCGTCAGCACGGCCAGCCACCAGAGCACCGGCGTCCACTCGGCGGCCGGCGGCGCGAGGCCGGGACCGAGCAGGCGCAGCAGAGCGGCGAAGGCGGCCGCCTTCGTGCCCGTTGCCATCAGCGCCGCGACGGGCGCCGGGCTGCCCTCGTAGACGTCGGCCGTCCAGAAGTGGAAGGGCACGGCGCTCACCTTGAAGGCAAGGCCGACGAGGATCAGCCAGAAGCCGGCGCTGGCCAGGAGCGGGCTGTGGGCGCCGCCGGGGCCGACGGGCGCCGCCGCGTGCAGGGCGAGGCTGCCCGTCGCCCCCCAGTGCAGGGCCATGCCCATCAGCAGCAGCGCGCTCGCGAAGGCGCCGAGCAGGAAGTACTTGATCGCAGCCTCGACGCTGCGCGCCTGGCCGCGCTGGTAGCCGGCGAGCACGTAGAGCGCCATCGAGAGCAACTCGAGGGCGAGGAAGAAGGTGATCAGTTCCGTGGCGCCGACCATCAGCAGCATGCCGGTGATCGCGAACAGGAGCAGGGCGAGGAACTCCAGGCGCGGCAGCGCCTCGCGGCGCAGGTAGGGCAGCGCCATCAGGAGCGTGGCGGCGCCGATACCGAGGAAGAGCAGGTCGAAGTAGGTGGCGAAGGCGTCCTGGACGAAGCGGCCACCGAATCCGGTCGCGCCGGGCGCGCCCCACCGCTGCCAGACGAGGGCGGCGGCGACGAGCAGGCCCAGGCCGCAGATCGCTTCGGCGAGCCAGCCCTCGCCGCGCCCGGCGCGGCGCCGCGGCAGCTCGACGAGCAGGACGAGCAAGGCGGCGAGCACGAGGACGATCGCGGGGGCGACGAGGCCGAGCTTCCAGTCCACGGCGCTCACTCTCCTCGGCTAGGGGTCGGGGTGAGGGCCGCCGGCAGGCGCAGGGCGCCGCCCTGGGCGTC
It contains:
- a CDS encoding NADH-quinone oxidoreductase subunit N; translated protein: MSAVDWKLGLVAPAIVLVLAALLVLLVELPRRRAGRGEGWLAEAICGLGLLVAAALVWQRWGAPGATGFGGRFVQDAFATYFDLLFLGIGAATLLMALPYLRREALPRLEFLALLLFAITGMLLMVGATELITFFLALELLSMALYVLAGYQRGQARSVEAAIKYFLLGAFASALLLMGMALHWGATGSLALHAAAPVGPGGAHSPLLASAGFWLILVGLAFKVSAVPFHFWTADVYEGSPAPVAALMATGTKAAAFAALLRLLGPGLAPPAAEWTPVLWWLAVLTMSVGSVMAIVQSNLKRMLAFSSVAHAGYLLVAVVTATPGATRALLFYLVAYTLMNLGAFAVLGLVGRKGEEYQSIYDYAGLARRQPWLALLMSVFLFALAGIPPTVGFTGT